The following are from one region of the Arcobacter defluvii genome:
- a CDS encoding FAD-binding oxidoreductase, with translation MIDKKHLDYLTSIVGEENIKSDKAHLIAFCYDATRTRFEPDAVVFPRHEQDVSDILKYCNEHKIIIVPRGAGSGFTGGALPANGGIILSLERHMNKLLEIDMENMVGVVQPGLINMQFQKAVEEVGLFYPPDPASEEYSTLGGNVSENAGGMRAAKYGITKDYVMALRAVLPNGDIIVAGKKTIKDVAGYNTAGILIASEGTLAVITEITLKLIPKPKYKKTYMGVFPSVDSAMTAVFKSLAAGANPVAMEFLDALVIKALRQKFPQISLPEHAGGILVGDVDASSEAEIESQLQTLKESFAANGSIDFIIARDEEEGKKLWFARRNASPATMIYGTKKLNEDISVPRSKLPVALEGIYKIGEKYGFNVPCFGHAGDGNIHVNVMVKDKTNEKEMEDGHKAIEEIFQYVVDLGGTLSGEHGIGTSKAPFMHIAFTEAEMNLFRSIKNAFDPNNILNPFKMGL, from the coding sequence ATGATTGATAAAAAACATTTAGATTACTTAACTTCTATTGTAGGTGAAGAAAACATAAAAAGTGATAAAGCTCATTTAATCGCTTTTTGTTATGATGCAACAAGAACAAGATTTGAACCAGATGCTGTAGTTTTTCCAAGACATGAGCAAGATGTAAGTGATATTTTAAAATATTGTAATGAACACAAAATTATCATCGTTCCAAGAGGTGCAGGTTCTGGATTTACTGGTGGGGCACTTCCTGCAAATGGTGGAATTATTCTAAGTCTTGAGCGACACATGAATAAACTTCTTGAAATTGATATGGAAAATATGGTTGGAGTTGTTCAACCAGGACTTATAAATATGCAATTTCAAAAAGCTGTGGAAGAAGTAGGATTATTTTATCCACCAGATCCAGCAAGTGAAGAGTATTCAACACTTGGTGGAAATGTAAGTGAAAACGCAGGTGGAATGAGAGCTGCAAAATATGGAATTACAAAAGATTATGTAATGGCATTAAGAGCAGTTCTTCCAAATGGAGATATTATAGTTGCTGGTAAAAAAACTATTAAAGATGTTGCAGGATATAACACAGCTGGAATTTTAATAGCAAGCGAAGGAACATTAGCGGTTATTACTGAAATTACTTTAAAACTAATTCCAAAACCAAAATACAAAAAAACATATATGGGAGTTTTTCCTAGCGTTGATAGTGCTATGACAGCAGTATTTAAATCACTTGCTGCTGGTGCAAATCCAGTTGCTATGGAATTTTTAGATGCACTTGTAATTAAAGCTTTAAGACAAAAATTCCCACAAATTTCACTTCCTGAACATGCAGGTGGAATTTTAGTTGGTGATGTTGATGCAAGTAGTGAAGCTGAAATTGAATCACAACTTCAAACTTTAAAAGAATCATTTGCAGCAAATGGTTCTATTGATTTTATCATAGCACGTGATGAAGAAGAAGGTAAAAAACTTTGGTTTGCTAGACGTAATGCAAGTCCAGCAACTATGATTTATGGAACTAAAAAATTAAATGAAGATATTTCTGTTCCTAGAAGTAAATTACCTGTAGCACTTGAAGGAATCTATAAAATTGGTGAAAAATATGGATTTAATGTTCCTTGTTTTGGTCATGCAGGTGATGGAAATATTCACGTAAATGTTATGGTTAAAGATAAAACAAATGAAAAAGAGATGGAAGATGGACACAAAGCAATTGAAGAGATTTTCCAATACGTTGTTGATTTAGGTGGAACTTTAAGTGGTGAACATGGAATTGGAACTTCAAAAGCTCCATTTATGCATATAGCTTTTACAGAAGCTGAAATGAATCTATTTAGAAGCATCAAAAATGCATTTGACCCAAATAACATTTTAAATCCATTCAAAATGGGACTTTAA
- a CDS encoding YihY/virulence factor BrkB family protein — protein sequence MNNIEEKKSFLKRFIESLDSFFNDDTTYYAASLSFFTIFSILPIIALIIAIISNFSEFDNYIDIFTNYIFNLINPTHSSEIVETLKRYISNSNQLGLLGLVYMTFVFVMFFKDYEYIVNKIHRAKRKSIQFSFIFYTLYLIVLALFFTATNILMSLSDNTILEELLSYIFTWLIFFSLFKLSVNRKIHNKAALISSFVTFVILSITKNLFIYYVIYNKTYTTIYGSLATLLFTFFWIYISWIIYLYGIKMCHRLNIQEYAKELAE from the coding sequence ATGAATAATATAGAAGAAAAAAAAAGCTTTTTAAAAAGATTCATAGAAAGTTTAGATTCATTTTTTAATGATGATACAACTTACTATGCTGCATCTTTAAGCTTTTTTACAATCTTCTCTATTTTACCTATAATTGCACTTATTATTGCAATTATCTCAAATTTTTCTGAATTTGATAATTATATAGACATATTTACAAATTATATATTTAATCTTATTAATCCAACTCATTCAAGTGAAATAGTAGAAACTTTAAAAAGATACATTTCAAATTCAAATCAATTAGGATTATTGGGGCTTGTTTACATGACTTTTGTATTTGTTATGTTTTTTAAAGATTATGAATATATAGTTAATAAAATTCATAGAGCTAAAAGAAAATCTATACAATTTTCTTTTATTTTTTACACTTTATATCTTATAGTTTTAGCTCTGTTTTTTACAGCTACAAATATTTTGATGTCTTTATCTGATAATACAATTTTAGAAGAATTATTATCATATATTTTTACTTGGCTAATATTTTTTAGCTTATTTAAACTAAGTGTTAATCGTAAAATTCACAATAAAGCAGCACTTATCTCTTCATTCGTAACATTCGTAATATTATCTATTACAAAAAACTTATTTATTTACTATGTAATTTATAACAAAACATATACAACTATTTATGGTTCATTAGCAACATTATTATTTACATTTTTTTGGATTTATATCTCTTGGATAATTTATTTATATGGAATAAAAATGTGTCATAGATTAAATATTCAAGAATATGCTAAAGAATTAGCTGAATAA